One stretch of Deltaproteobacteria bacterium DNA includes these proteins:
- a CDS encoding polyprenyl synthetase family protein — MSETRAFDLAGYISKRRSLMEAALDRLLPRPEGPDDAPVFEAMRYSIQAGGKRLRPLLLFAGAEAVGGSIEPLIPFACALECIHTYSLIHDDLPAMDDDDLRRGRPTCHKAFGEAIAILAGDGLLTLAFELMTCTKGPSAPPPETVLEAIQVLARAAGVSGMVGGQTADILAEGKEVTAETLELIHRKKTGALIAASVEMGGILGGGSRKEISSLGEYGMNLGLAFQIMDDILDVTGDPALLGKKTGADARRKKAAYPALFGIEEAKRRVDDLLSQAEEALSCFGPAGDPLRAIARYVGKRDR; from the coding sequence ATGTCTGAGACCCGCGCATTCGATCTCGCCGGCTATATCTCAAAACGCCGCAGCCTCATGGAAGCTGCCCTTGATCGGCTCCTTCCCCGCCCTGAAGGACCGGACGACGCCCCGGTCTTTGAGGCCATGCGCTACAGCATCCAGGCCGGGGGAAAGCGCCTCCGTCCTCTCCTCCTCTTTGCCGGTGCCGAGGCAGTGGGAGGCAGTATCGAGCCACTAATTCCCTTTGCCTGTGCCCTCGAGTGTATTCACACCTATTCCCTCATTCACGATGATCTGCCTGCCATGGACGACGACGATCTCCGACGGGGCCGTCCTACCTGCCATAAGGCATTCGGGGAGGCGATCGCCATCCTTGCAGGAGACGGGCTCCTTACCCTCGCCTTCGAGCTCATGACCTGTACTAAGGGCCCATCAGCCCCCCCGCCGGAAACCGTGCTCGAGGCGATCCAGGTCCTCGCCCGAGCCGCCGGGGTTTCGGGCATGGTCGGCGGACAGACCGCTGACATCCTCGCCGAGGGAAAGGAGGTCACTGCAGAGACCCTGGAACTGATCCACAGGAAAAAGACTGGCGCCCTCATCGCCGCGTCCGTGGAGATGGGCGGTATCCTCGGGGGTGGCAGCCGAAAGGAGATCTCGTCCCTTGGTGAATACGGGATGAATCTCGGGCTCGCTTTCCAGATCATGGACGATATCCTGGACGTGACCGGGGATCCGGCACTCCTCGGGAAAAAGACAGGTGCGGACGCCCGGCGTAAAAAGGCCGCCTATCCCGCCCTTTTCGGGATAGAGGAGGCCAAAAGGCGGGTGGATGACCTGCTCTCCCAGGCCGAAGAGGCCCTTTCCTGCTTCGGCCCTGCGGGTGACCCCCTGAGGGCCATTGCCCGATACGTAGGCAAACGGGACAGATAG